The Cyanobacteria bacterium GSL.Bin1 genome has a segment encoding these proteins:
- the moaA gene encoding GTP 3',8-cyclase MoaA, translated as MQTIDYLRISLIDRCNFRCQYCMPSEEELAYLLKENLLTQEEIITLLKKVFIPLGFNKFRLTGGEPLLRPDLVKIVEAITALPETQDLAISTNGFLLEKFAQPLYNAGLRRINISLDSLNPANFDSIIGNNGRSRWQQTWNGILAAHAIGFDPLKLNVVVIPGVNDQEVLDLAALTFEKNWHVRFIEFMPIGNSEWFSDRAWIPSEEIRQDIRQKWGLETSQVHGNGPADVFEIPGAKGTLGFISQMSECFCDRCNRMRLSADGWLRPCLLNETGQIDLKTTLRNSPNFHQMRQQVKQIIAMKPEINFKERDNGTVTGNYTRTMSQIGG; from the coding sequence ATGCAAACGATTGATTATCTTCGCATCAGTTTAATTGACCGCTGCAACTTTCGCTGTCAGTATTGCATGCCGAGTGAGGAAGAACTCGCTTATCTCCTGAAAGAAAATCTCCTCACCCAAGAAGAAATCATTACTCTGCTCAAAAAAGTTTTTATCCCTCTTGGTTTTAATAAATTTCGCTTAACCGGAGGCGAACCGTTATTGCGTCCTGATCTGGTTAAGATTGTTGAAGCAATTACTGCCCTTCCTGAAACCCAAGACTTAGCGATTAGCACCAATGGTTTTCTGTTAGAAAAGTTTGCTCAACCTTTGTATAATGCAGGATTACGACGCATTAATATCAGTTTAGATTCTCTCAATCCAGCCAATTTTGATAGCATTATTGGTAACAATGGGCGCAGTCGTTGGCAACAAACCTGGAATGGAATTTTAGCCGCCCATGCTATTGGGTTTGATCCTCTCAAGCTCAATGTTGTTGTCATTCCGGGAGTGAATGATCAAGAAGTGTTAGATCTCGCTGCCCTAACCTTTGAAAAAAACTGGCACGTGCGGTTTATTGAGTTTATGCCCATTGGCAACAGCGAATGGTTCAGCGATCGCGCTTGGATTCCCTCAGAAGAAATTCGTCAAGACATTCGTCAAAAATGGGGCTTAGAAACCTCTCAAGTGCATGGCAATGGTCCGGCAGATGTCTTCGAGATCCCAGGGGCTAAAGGTACCCTTGGTTTTATCTCCCAAATGTCAGAATGTTTCTGCGATCGCTGCAACCGGATGCGCCTTTCTGCTGATGGCTGGCTGCGCCCTTGTTTGCTCAATGAAACGGGGCAAATTGATCTGAAAACGACCCTGCGCAACTCTCCTAACTTCCACCAAATGCGTCAGCAAGTAAAACAAATTATTGCCATGAAACCTGAAATCAACTTCAAAGAACGGGATAATGGTACAGTGACAGGAAATTACACCCGTACAATGTCCCAAATCGGCGGTTAA